A single Zootoca vivipara chromosome 1, rZooViv1.1, whole genome shotgun sequence DNA region contains:
- the ZNF804A gene encoding zinc finger protein 804A produces MECYYIVISSAHLSNGHFRNIKGVFRGPLSKNGNKTLDYAEKENTIAKALEDLKANFYCELCDKQYYKHQEFDNHINSYDHAHKQRLKELKQREFARNVASKSRKDERKQEKALQRLHKLAELRKEAVCAPGSGPMFRSTTVTVRDNCNEIPPRALIDSTKKEQEFNFALLHSSKTVDNVASVASFSPENANNSKPDTIKPGDQMQGLHGHKVGFSFAFPKKAAVKLESSAAAFYEYNDETSSEHGLSRRSRFVPGPCNLQVSLNDEISLCSEEKPNSIVPLMEKHADDSLQVQEPPDEPPSEGNVIKEVMELRSPASHLKEPGLGDSEGFSVTVDPAASPDETSPKVALGNKALPAESNSDEPNGNKSTGLPVNEDCLSQQDIQGENDQNLSSDSPAAEVEIKKCSSDGLMPANSEGETVAFPCKQNSQKRHCEPFVPVLNKHGSTILQWPSEMLTYTNTEPVISYSCNPLCFDFRSSRSNECLEKSKPQSNHDLSLDCPGKSLLANVDCASHINTHPCNDEKLTTTDTSVAEVCSPNKKQDALSPDTLWMIGENAKCHNSSKCIHESSSVNEQQNKAWIKRTHEKWSHKNRKRKRRRKLCHHHYEEEITEADIKISPLLEQQNNCADVDKHPKLHNALEQGTGENGMGDSVVELFQQTSETFQVKNSDCGGTSTQVHGNQSLHPTCNIKDNREFYTNTNQVWRRSKSISHRQSNKPGSSSGRCNSVHSGACCSWRIRRCSSSPDHKHLGHFPEEKCVNQSQPTKRAYHSLTEEPERSHRKRRHHMYSCSSDESSSALTCFSEENLRQTCNLAAPCKPKRKRRRKRARTQHAFRERAPRRNVIAESPKRVCAINNSLKLSTEENTEQTKTPSITDDANGSMERTIQSVEIQTAPQSEDLLSLENSKGSNSSSTEKTTSLEESTFSSSSVTEHSVPPVVKPQNMLEEGEKPSVPEMQAPNKVPSLERNFDQPPPKAYLCHYEVAEAMPQEKLNPSVNEWLRYNPGIFTAPPPLPFKEAHMNSHTFLTTEQILAPFTLPEHTLFLPPESHDKFKDLQCEAYHQIFQQNMLAGKMKLTFPPAAVQPSNPPLQPLPLQQPLCSTSVTTIHHTVLQQHAAAAAAAAAAAASTFKVLQPHQQFLSQVPALSRTPLPHLSVGPRLCPASHTAIVGPPQLPLIPASVLHPSHLAFSPLPHTLFPSLLSPHPAVIPLQPLF; encoded by the exons AGACTCAAGGAGCTGAAACAAAGGGAGTTTGCCCGAAATGTAGCTTCCAAATCAAGAAAAGATGAAAGGAAGCAAGAAAAAGCCCTTCAACGCTTACACAAGTTAGCTGAACTGAGAAAAGAAGCTGTGTG TGCTCCAGGGAGTGGCCCTATGTTCAGATCCACAACAGTTACAGTCCGAGATAATTGTAATGAAATCCCTCCACGTGCCCTCATCGACTCGACTAAAAAGGAGCAAGAATTCAACTTTGCATTATTGCACAGCTCAAAGACGGTGGACAATGTTGCCTCTGTGGCTTCTTTCTCACCTGAAAATGCAAATAACAGCAAGCCGGACACTATCAAGCCTGGGGATCAAATGCAGGGGCTCCATGGGCATAAAGTGGGGTTCTCTTTTGCATTTCCTAAGAAAGCAGCAGTCAAGCTGGAATCATCAGCCGCTGCCTTCTATGAATACAATGATGAAACTTCATCTGAACATGGGCTTAGCAGAAGAAGCCGGTTTGTTCCTGGACCTTGTAACCTTCAGGTTTCACTGAATGACGAAATATCTCTATGTTCTGAGGAGAAACCTAATTCTATTGTTCCACTAATGGAAAAACATGCTGACGATTCTCTCCAAGTACAGGAACCACCAGATGAACCACCCAGTGAGGGAAACGTGATAAAGGAGGTCATGGAATTAAGATCTCCTGCTTCTCATTTGAAAGAACCTGGGCTTGGTGATTCGGAGGGCTTTTCTGTTACTGTAGATCCAGCTGCCTCGCCAGATGAAACATCACCCAAAGTTGCCCTTGGGAACAAAGCCCTCCCTGCAGAAAGTAATAGTGATGAGCCCAATGGTAATAAAAGCACAGGTCTCCCTGTGAATGAAGATTGTTTATCACAGCAGGATATCCAGGGGGAAAATGATCAGAACCTGAGCAGTGATTCACCAGCCGCTGAAGTTGAAATTAAAAAATGCTCATCGGATGGACTGATGCCAGCAAATTCTGAGGGGGAAACAGTAGCTTTTCCTTGTAAGCAAAATTCACAAAAAAGACATTGTGAGCCATTTGTTCCTGTGCTTAACAAACATGGGTCAACCATTCTTCAGTGGCCATCAGAAATGTTAACTTACACAAACACAGAGCCAGTCATTTCATACAGTTGTAATCCATTGTGTTTTGACTTTAGGTCGTCAAGATCAAATGAATGCCTCGAGAAAAGTAAACCTCAATCAAACCATGATTTGAGTTTAGACTGTCCAGGTAAATCTCTTTTAGCAAATGTTGATTGTGCATCTCACATTAACACACATCCATGCAATGATGAAAAATTAACTACAACGGATACTTCAGTGGCAGAGGTTTGTAGCCCCAACAAAAAACAAGATGCCCTAAGCCCAGATACTTTGTGGATGATTGGAGAAAATGCAAAATGCCATAATTCCTCAAAATGTATACATGAAAGCTCATCAGTCAATGAACAGCAAAACAAAGCCTGGATAAAAAGAACACATGAAAAGTGGTCTCACAAAaacaggaagaggaaaagaagaagaaagctatGCCATCACCATTATGAGGAGGAAATTACTGAGGCAGATATTAAAATTTCTCCCTTACTCGAACAGCAAAATAACTGTGCTGATGTTGATAAACATCCAAAACTTCATAATGCTCTGGAACAAGGCACTGGTGAAAATGGAATGGGAGATTCAGTTGTGGAACTCTTTCAGCAGACATCTGAAACTTTCCAAGTCAAGAACAGTGACTGTGGTGGGACATCCACACAGGTCCATGGAAACCAAAGTCTACATCCCACTTGCAACATAAAAGACAATAGGGAATTCTACACGAACACTAACCAAGTGTGGAGAAGGAGTAAATCAATTTCTCACAGACAATCAAATAAACCAGGTTCAAGTTCTGGAAGATGCAACTCAGTTCATTCTGGAGCATGTTGTAGTTGGAGAATCAGAAGATGTAGCAGTAGCCCAGACCATAAACATTTGGGACATTTTCCTGAAGAAAAATGTGTGAATCAATCACAGCCCACAAAGAGAGCCTATCATTCACTCACAGAAGAGCCAGAGAGGTCCCATAGGAAACGGAGACATCATATGTATTCTTGTTCATCAGATGAAAGTTCAAGTGCACTGACCTGTTTCTCAGAAGAGAATCTGAGGCAAACATGTAACTTAGCAGCACCTTGTAAACCTAAACGGAAACgaaggagaaagagagcaagAACTCAACATGCATTTAGAGAGAGGGCACCAAGAAGGAATGTCATTGCTGAGTCTCCTAAAAGGGTGTGCGCAATCAATAATTCCCTCAAACTATCTACTGAAGAAAACACAGAGCAAACGAAAACACCTTCCATCACAGATGATGCAAATGGTAGTATGGAACGAACAATCCAGTCAGTAGAAATTCAAACAGCTCCACAATCCGAAGATTTGCTTTCATTAGAAAATAGCAAAGGTTCAAACTCTTCCAGTACAGAGAAAACTACCTCTCTGGAGGAAtctacattttcttcttcttctgttaccGAACACAGTGTTCCACCAGTGGTGAAACCCCAAAACATGCTAGAAGAAGGAGAAAAGCCGAGTGTTCCTGAAATGCAAGCTCCTAATAAAGTGCCCAGTCTTGAAAGAAACTTTGATCAGCCTCCTCCTAAGGCATATCTGTGTCATTATGAAGTGGCTGAGGCTATGCCCCAAGAGAAACTCAACCCATCAGTCAACGAGTGGCTACGGTATAACCCAGGTATATTTACTGCACCGCCCCCTTTGCCCTTTAAAGAAGCACATATGAACAGCCACACTTTTTTAACCACAGAGCAAATTCTTGCCCCCTTCACCTTGCCCGAACACACATTGTTTTTGCCTCCGGAAAGCCACGACAAGTTCAAAGATCTGCAATGCGAGGCCTACCACCAGATCTTCCAGCAAAACATGCTTGCTGGTAAGATGAAGCTGACCTTCCCTCCAGCTGCAGTCCAGCCTTCCAATCCCCCTCTGCAGCCCTTGCCTTTGCAGCAGCCTCTGTGCTCTACCTCGGTCACCACAATCCACCACACGGTTTTGCAACAGCatgcagcagccgcagcagcagccgcagctgctGCAGCAAGTACATTTAAGGTCCTTCAGCCTCACCAACAGTTTCTTTCCCAAGTCCCGGCTCTTTCACGGACACCTTTACCTCATCTGTCAGTCGGGCCAAGACTTTGCCCTGCAAGTCACACAGCCATCGTTGGCCCACCCCAACTGCCCCTCATTCCAGCTTCAGTTCTCCACCCAAGCCATTTGGCATTTTCCCCATTGCCCCACACACTGTTCCCCTCACTCCTGTCACCACATCCTGCAGTCATTCCTTTGCAGCCACTATTCTAG